The genomic window agtttctcttgagacagggtcttgctctatcacccaggctggagtacagtggtatgatcaaggctcactgcagcctcagcctccctggctcaatcaatcctcccacctaaccctcttatagctgggactacaggcatataccaccatgcctggctaatttttaaattaatgatagttatttttaataattcaagAAGAGAGCTCAAGATGCTACtagaaaacattggaaaaaaaGACTGGGATCAGCCCACCTACTGGGGATGAAGATGCTGAATCCAGCTACATCCACCAGCCTCCTCTCCTGAAGGCACAAGCTCAGCCAGGCTGACTTCACCAGCTGAGCACCCGGGGGCAGCCGGGGTAGTCTGAGAAGGCGGAGGGCTCGCTCATAGTCCATGCCTTCATCCACCACAATGTGAGTGACACCTGGGCCCTGGACAGGGCATAACTGGCCACCATGCTGAACAATCTGCTTCTCAAAGAGTTCTGCCCGGGCTCGTCCAATGCCAGTGCGCACAACATGGGCCCGAAGGGAGCTCAGCCACTCTGGGGAAGGAACATCCAGATGACTAGTgtcataactttttaatttttatctgccACCCCCTGGCCACAACTTCTAACATGATCTGAATACAACTTCTAACATGATCTGAATACAACTTCCAACATGATCTGAATGACGTGTTCACAGTCCCCTACCCTGAAAATAAGCATTTGTCTTCCATCCAGGCAGGTTTCCTTCTACATACAGCAAATTTTCTCACAGGCCAGTACTTGAAAGTAAGGGACAAGCATTTTTATACGTCCTGTTCCTTCGTGCAACCTAGAAGTGTCTGGCACATTGTAAGTAACCtgtaaatatctgctgaatgaatgcCTCCTCCcttcttactttgtttttgttttgtttttttcgtttgtttgtttggagacagtcttttttttcgtttgtttggagacagtctcactctgttgcccaggctggagtacagtggcgtcatcttggctcactgcaacctccatctcccgggctcaagcgattctcatgcctcagcctcccaagtagctgggattacaggcgtgtgccaccatgcctggctaattttttgtatttttggtagagacggggtttcgccacattgcccaggctggtctcgaactcctgagcacaggtgatctgcctgccttggcctcccaaagtgctgggattacaggcatgagccaccgcgcccagcctctctcCATACTTTGAATCctttatcatttattctttcaacaatgcACATTTCTTGCCCTTACACTCTGACAGACCCAACAACCCTGCCTCCAAAGCCTCTGccatttatttatcaatttgGCTGCAAAACAACTAACAACAAGCCTGGGTAATGGAGGGGGGTTTCTGTCCCAGTCCCCCAGGGCAAAAATTATACTGGTCATTCCCTGAGGGTCCAGGGAGTCTTTTCCAATTGATAGGGGTGTTCAGGTAGAAAAGAAGATAACACAGCAAATGGCCTGTCCAAGACCCAGGACCAAGCTTAGTACAAGGCAGATACAAACAGACCTGCAGTCCCTGGACAGGCAGAGTCAGCTCCAATATCTGATTCTGGACATGAACAACATAGGGCTGAAGCACATGAAGGCTGAGGGTTCAAGCGCATGAGGGTTCTGAGAGTGGGTCATCTCACCTTCtgcttcttctccctcttccttcctgggAATCTTTGCAAGTACTTTTGATGATGCATCAGCATGAATTTTCTTCCGTTTGGGAAACGCCTTCAAGATACCCCTGGGATCCATTGAAGTACGGCTGGATTCCAGCCTGTTGGAGGGCTGGTCAGGGTTGCTGTCAGGTGGAAATACAGAATTAAGGATCTCCAACCCCTTTGCCTATGGAGGTAGGGGGTAGCAGCCCAGTTTGGGGAAGCGGGAGGTGGCGGGGGGGATCTCTTCAAACCCCGTTAAACTAGCTTTTTAGCCTAGCTTCACACTCCCCAGGCTTTCAAAGTTGGAGTATTAGGGGAAATGAGGGGAAGGCTGGAGCCATCGGGGGTACTTTTGAGGAGTAGGAAACTATACCCATTCCTCAAAGGGGTTGCTCTAAAGATTCAGCACAGCCCTCCTGCTGCGGCCCACTTCGAAGGGCTTTACCAAAATGGGATGCTGGGCTAGGAAATGGAGCTTTAGGGGATGGAGCGGAGACTGGGGAGGACCTGCACATAAACTCCACATACTCTTTTTCTACCTCCAACACAGACTTGCAGAGGAAAACCTGAGGAGGCGGACTTTCGCGGGTGAGTGGGAACGCCCTGCACCTGCCCTGGTCTCAGCCTCTCGACATGGGGATGCTCAGCGCCGCAGCTGCGGGGAGATGGGGCACGGCCGCAGCAGGTGTGGGGAGCCCTCCGGGAATGGAGGAGTCTCGCAGCTGGGGGTGAAGACCCGGGCAGGTGTGGTGTACTCGCCCTGTACGCAGCTGGCGCAGGCCAGGGAATCCCAGCTCGGGGCTAGAAGAGAGTTGGAGTGCCCAACCCCGGCGCCAAGAGTCTCCCTCCAACCGCCAGAGTCAGTCCCCGGGTGCGGTCGACAACTGGCCAAGTTGGTCACCCGAGGGTGGGCAGGAGTAGGCCACTTACCAGGAGAGCCAATGAGAACGGACGAAGGGGGGAAGGAGGGCAAATGCCCAGAATAGCTTCCGAGTCAGCCGGAAGTGACCTTCAGTGGAACGGTTGCCATGGCAGCGGCCGGGCGGGCTGCATAGCAGAGGAAAGATGGCGGTGACGGGCTGGTTGGAGAGTCTGCGGACAGCCCAGAAGACTGCACTGCTGCAGGACGGTAACTCGAGGGTCCCCGCGAGCTCCTTCGTTTTTTTCCCCCAGGGTCCGGCCCTCCGGGAAGGGCCTCAGGGCCTGGGTCGGCAGAGCTGGAAGGGTCTCGGTGGTCAGCCGGGCCAGGTCCTGCATTTGcggatgaggagactgaggctcacaGAGATGACATGACCGGAACACATGTCTCCGGACACCCCTTAAATTCCTCTACACCATCTCGCCCCGCTCTGAGTTCTGTTGCTAGTATAGTAATTTCTTTTACATTCGTTATCTCATTTGCTCCTCACCACTGTCCTGAGAGGCTAATTTTCCACCccgttttacagaagaggaaactgaaatcCAAGAATGTTTTAGACTTTagagaggagagaggcctgggctCTAGTTCCGACTGTGCCATTAATTCACCACGGGCTCTCCAGTCGGCACCTTTACTTGTttgggcctcactttcctcatctgtaaaattaagtGGATGGACTACCGTTGTTATCTCTGAGGTCCTTTCCAGctgtaatatttttgttaagtgAACCTCTAAATGTTTTCTGTGTCTTAAGGGGAGCTACAGCAAGGACCAAGGGCTGTGCCTGGAAGAAGTGGGCACAGGGGCATGGATATCTAACTTTTCCTCACCCTAGGATTGGCCGATGTCAGCCCCCTGTGCACGTGGGTCCTTTCTGGACCCACTGGGTAACCAGGATGAATTGTGTCTGAAGTTCCTGAGACTTTCAAGATAATAGCTGGTGATTCACATTCACAGGCAGAGGCCAATCAGGGAAGCCTGGAGTTTGTGGAAATTAAAATCATTTACTCGTTCGTGCAACATTTAGGGAGgcttttactatgtgccaagctctaaactagaacagaaagaaaaagatatgttGTCACAGGACTTAGACTGGTTGGGAAAAACATGTATTTAAGTAATAAGATGTGTTAAATAGAGGTTGTAGTCTTGTATAAAATGGTAGGAAAGAGTGAAGGTGTAAGCGACATCTCTTTGGAAGAAGACCCAACAGAAGTGATGATGTTTCTGGGTCCTGAAGAAttaataaggccaggcacagtggctcacgccggtaattccagcactctgggaggctgaggtgggtggatcgtttgagctcaggagttcgagaccagcttgggcaacatggccaaacctcatctgggcaacatggccaaacctcatctcttcaaaaaatacaaaaattatggccgggtatggtggttcacgcctgtaatcccagcactttgggaggctgaggtgggcggatcctttgaggccaggagttcgagaccagcctagccaagatgatgaaaccccatgtctactaaaaatgcaaaagaattagccaggcatggtggtgtgcacctgtaattccagctactctggaagctgaggcaggagaatcgcttgaacccgggagacggaggttacagtgcactgagattgcaccactgcattccagcctgggtgacaagtgagtaagactctgtctcagacaaaaaacaaacaaacaaacaaacaaaagacaaaaattagccgggcatcacGGTACATgccccgtagtcccagctaccttgtggctgaggccagaggaccacttgagccagggaggtagatgcagcagtgagccgagatcatgccactgcactccagcttgggtgacacagcgagaccctgtctcaaaaaaaaaaaaaaaaaaaaaaaaccaggaaaaaaaaaagaattaaaataggtGTTTGCTGAGTGAAGAAGAGGGGATAGCTATTCAAGGAAGAACGACTCACATATAAGGGCCCATATGTAAAGGTGTGAAGGTACGTGCCTGATTACTAGGGGAGTAACAAAACGTTTAGTAATGTTAAAGCAGTCACCCAGTCAGAACAAACCACCTGTAACTATGTCAGGTACTATGCTACATGCCAGGATAGAAGGGAGAATAAAAAGGTCCCTTTTCTCAAGCAGCAATAAGGGGATGTTGTGGAAAATGAAGAGAGGTTACAGATAAATTGGGACATATTGTGATAGATGTCTTATGCCTTGCTAAATATTTAGGACATTTTCTCATAGGAcagtggtttctgtttttattgtggtaataAATACATCACAGAATTtagcattttaatcatttttaagtgtacagttctgtggcattaagtgcattcacattgttgtgcaactatcaccaccatcttcagaactttttaatctttctcaacggaaatttttttctttttggagacagggtcttgctctgtcacccaggctgtggggtACAGtagtacgatcatagctcactgcagccttgaactcctaggctcatgtaatcctcccacctcagcctcttgaatagctgggaatacaggcatgtgccactacactcagctcaAGTGAAATTCTGTACCCATCAAATGCCAACTCctcattccctcctcctcccttcccctggcaaccaccatttgaCTTTccgtctctatgaatttgactgctctaAGAACCTcatctaagtggaatcatacaatatttatctttttgtaactggcatatttcacttagcgtaatgcttcaaggttcatccatgttgccacagtTGGATGCTTCCAGCTGTGCCGTTAATTCACCACAGGCTCTCTAGTCGGCCCCTTTACTTGTTTGgatctcactttcctcatctgtaaaatgaagtggATGGGCTACGATTGTTATGTCTGAGGTCCTTTCTGGCTGTAATATCGTTTGTAAAGTAAACCTCTAAATGTTCCCCGTGTTTTTAGGGGAGATACAGCAAGGACCAAGGGCTGTGCCTGGAAGAGGTAGGCACAGAGGTATggatattgtagcatgtgtcaaagttttgctcctttttaaggctgagtgaTATCCCATTGTATGTCTATACTGCATTCTGTTgattcattcatctgttaatggacacctgggttgcttccaacttttgggtattgtgaataatgctgctctgaacatgAGTATACAAAGATCCACTCCAGTCCCTGCTTTCACTCTTTTTGGTCACAGTAgtgtttaaacaaatattttatcagcCAGGATTTTGTTAAGTTCTTTTGTTAGTAGCATCACAAAATGATGTTAGATTCTACCCTATCcccaaactgaaaaacaattcaGTATTGCATATGTGGTTTGCCTTGTCAAACCTGCAGATTTACCCCTGGGTGTGTAGGAGGGATATGGGAGTGGGGGAGGGTTACTCCCCTCCACCAAGAATCATGGCTATTGATATCTTGAGTTGGATAATGAGAATTCAAtgtccttttgattttttaaagaaataattcattgtggaaatatgaaaaataaaataagtcacatATAATATTACTACCTAATCataatttagtgttttttttgttttgttttttgagatgagtttcactcttgttgcccaaactggagtgtaatggcgcaatctcggctcactgcaacctttgcctcctgggttcaagggattatcctatctcagccttctgagtagctgggattataggtgcctgccaccacgcttggctaattttttttgtatttttagtagagacggggtttcaccatgttaaccaggctggtcttgaactcctgacctcaggtgattggcctgccttggcttcccaaagggctgagattacaggcgtgagccgccacgcccagcccataatttatatttttatacataaactTCTATATTATTCCATGCGTACACtcacagttattttttcttttacaaaaatatactaatatacttaataatttatatatacatttatttctagaaTAAATATACTATTAAAACAAAGTATAGATAAGTATCGCATAATCATTGAGTAAGGGAGGATACTCTGAGCGCAACTTCTAAGGCagtaaccacaaagaaagaaaatatatagttgactttataaaaactaaacacctgtgttgggcacctgtaatcccagctactagggaaactgaggcaggaagattgcttgaggccagaagtttgaggctgtagtatgctataatcatgcctgtgaatagccactgcactccagcctagggaacataggCAGACACTCTTAAACAAAAACACTTGTTTGGGAAAACCCACTTTAAACAAAGttaagggctgggtgtggtggctcattcctgtattcccaacactttgagaggccaaggcaggaggaccgcttgagctcaggagtttgagatcagcctgggtaacatagtaagaccccatctctacaaaaaaattttaaaattagctgggcatggtggtggctgaggtagaggatcacttgagcccaggaggcagaggttgcagtgagccgagatcacaccactgcactccagcctcggcaatagagcgagactctaaaaaaaagcctcagttggccgggcgtggtggctcacgcctgtaatcccagcactttgggaggccgaggtgggtggatcacaagttcagaagattgaaaccatcctggccaaaatggcgaaaccctctctctattaaaaatacaaaaattaactggtgtggtggcatgcacctgtagtcccagctactcgggaggctgaggcaggagaattgcttaaacccaggaggcagaggttgcagtgagctgagattgcgccactgcattccagcctggcgacagagcgagactctgttaaaaaaaaaaaagccctcagttttcctcatctatgaaatacaGGTAATGAAGACAcataggattattgtgagaattaaatttgttaagacatGTGAAATGCCTGGTGGATTTCGTAAGCACTGCATCCTGTCTGGACTCAAGGCTAGATGCCAAGGGGAGAAGATGGTCAGGCAAGACCCCCTCAGCTCCTCCCAGGCAGTACCTTGGATCAAGCTCCTGACAGGAGAGCCCTTTCTAATGCTTGTGAGCCATCCAAATGATTAAGGGTGGTATAACCTAGGGCTCTGCTAGAGGCCCTGCAAATTTAGGGGTGAGTTTATGCAGAATACCGATTAGGAATGGCTCAAGGGAACTGTATACCAGAGAAGTGAATTGGACAGGAAAAAGGCACCTTGGGGCTCTTATTCATTAAGCATACATAGGGTACTTGTCTACTGGATGTTAGTGCTCTGTTACTAGTTTTACTGAGGGGTCTGCCTGTATCTACTTCCCTACCtataaaaagaaaggggaaattaCATAGCCACTTTTAAGCAAATGCTCCATGGGTAGAGGAATTGGGCTAGGAGACtcccttggtttctttttcttcttcttcttcttcttttttttttttttttttaagacagtctcactctgttgcccaggctggatggagtgcagtggtgcaatctcagctcactgaaacctccgcctctcaggttcaagcaattctcctgcctcagcctcctgagtggctgggactacaggcacccgccaccacgcccagctaacttatttgtatttttagtagagatggggtttcaccatgttagccaggctggtcttgaactcctgaccttgtgatctgccagcctcggcctcccaaagtgctgggattacaggtgtgagccactgcacccggcctccctTAGTTTCTTCTATTCTTTCAGTGGATAGTGCATCAATGTTTATTCATCCTTTCAATCAGTATTTAGTTGAGCTCCTAGTATATGCCAGGAGCCACGCTTGGTCTTTAGGAAACCATAGCATGGGGATGAAACCCCTCCTATCTAGTAGAAGAGAGGCAATAATCAGAGTCacataaatagatataaaatcatAACCAAAGTAAGTGCCATGAAGAAAATGCATGAGGACTTAGCATTGTGTTACTGTATGATAGGAATGGCCTGGAGATGTGCAGAAGGCAGGGCACTGGCATGGCTAGAGGGAGTGCTTGGCAGGAAACCTAATTCAATGTCCTGAACACATAGGCTTGGTTTTaggaagtggggagagagagataaATATGTTGTCATTCATGGGAagacaaatgctttttaaaagtatcatGGTATGTAGTAAATGCTCCACTATGGATATGAGTAAAACATTAGGGAGGCACACATGAGGACGTGATTAATCCTACGAAGGTGGCTGGAGGTGATAGTGGAGGAAGACTTCCCAgtggaagtgacatttgagctggatTTTGAAGGGCAAAGAAGAGTTCCATAGATAGGAAAAAGTATGGAGCTGTTGCTGGTAGAGGAAACAGCAGAGCAAAGACATGTTCAAGGAAAGCTTCAGAAAGGGAGAGAGTCTCAGGACATGTTTTAAAGTAATGGTGGGTGATGGTTGGCAAGGAGTTTGGGGAGGCCCTGGCTGGGTTCCTCAGTACTCCCAAGGCTGGTGCTGTTTCCCAGATAGGCCCCTTGATCTGCAAGGGACAGGGCAAGGGGAGGCTTTGAGGTAAGGCGCTCTCTGTTTTGTGCACAGGGAGAAGGAAGGTGCACTATTTATTCCCAGATGGCAAGGAAATGGCTGAAGAATATGACGAGAAGACGAGTGAACTACTTGGTGAGTGACAGAGGCTCCCAGTGGGCCTTTAGGAATACTTGGTGCTGACCTAAGCACAGTGACCACTCCTAGCCTTAGGCTTGAGGCAGGAGCCCAGATCAAATGTAGAAGCTGGGAGAGACTGAAGCCCTCGAGACAACAATGTTCCTGCGAATAATCTGGGCACCGAAAGTGGAGTGCAAGTCCTTTTGACCAGTAAAATTCATCCCTACCCTTCGCCCCAGACAAATGAGAGAGTAATTCTAAGATGTAGAGAAACAGTTGGGAaaaaactttacagaggaggtGGTATTGGAAGTCAGCCTTGTAGGTTTAGGAGGGATAAGGGCAGACTTTCAccacaatttgtttttccttgttttttttttgtttttatttgtttgtttgtttgtttgttttctgaagcCACACCAGGAGCAAGCGAGTATCAGAGGCAGAGCTTCTGAGCTTGCTTCAAAGGCAACACTGTAAAATATGGTCCTCATCTTGAAGAACATCTCAGTCCAAGAGGGTCAAAACAGTGATTTTGCAGcgtggtcacttttttttttttttttttaatatccaaaatgtgtTTATTGAGGTGGTTTCCCACTCATCTTGATTCAGAGTGCCTTTAGTGCTGCTTCCTCCTAAAGGAACATCCTTCTGTAAGCCTTGCTTTTCCTCCTGTAGGCTGGCAGAGGACAGTGGAGCAGCCAACACACAAAACTACCATTTGTGCATGGCTAAAGACCGTGTTGACTTTATAGCATCCTGGGCATTTCACATCCATGAAGTAGGAATTGGGGCTTTGCATCAGGCATTTCTTCTTgtgtttcctcttctcctcttccgGGGAAGGATGAAGGAGATCCTTAGCGAGAGGCATGTTCTCGTGTGGGTAGGTCGTCACCGCCAGAAAAGCAGTGTGGTCACTTTCATTCCTGCAgcgcctttcctctaagaacagGCTCATGGGTAGCGGCTCCAGCTCAGATTTCTGGGAATTATTCGATTTGTCCACTGTGTTCCCAGGTGTGCACATCAGCATTAACCAGCTTCCCAGAGCTAGGTGGCTGGCTCTTTGACCCAGGGCCCAAGGCTGTCAGCAGTGGGAGTTGGTCTCTTTATTAAGTTCCATCTGAAAT from Theropithecus gelada isolate Dixy chromosome 9, Tgel_1.0, whole genome shotgun sequence includes these protein-coding regions:
- the LOC112631290 gene encoding 40S ribosomal protein S27-like is translated as MPLAKDLLHPSPEEEKRKHKKKCLMQSPNSYFMDVKCPGCYKVNTVFSHAQMVVLCVGCSTVLCQPTGGKARLTEGCSFRRKQH